TGATGCTATTGGTGAGAATTCTGATCAGCATAGAGAATTGATATGTGATGCTATTGGTGAGAATTCTGATCAGCATAGAGAACTTTGTGCCAATGAATTAGCTGATAAGCTTCGCAAAACCTTATTGCGCAGAAGGTACCTTATCCTTGTTGATGACGTGTGGGAAAATAGTGTTTGGGATGATTTAAGAGGTTGGTTTCCAGATGCCAATAACAGAAGCAGAATCATTCTAACGACAAGACATCATGAAGTTGCCAAATATGCTAGTGTTCATGGTGACCCCCTTCATCTTCGTATGCTTGACAAAGATGAAAGCTGGAAGTTGCTTGAAAAGAAAGTCTTTGGTGAACAAAGCTGCAGTTCCCCTCTCCTAAAAAATGTTGGGCTAAGAATAGCAAAAATGTGTGGACAGCTCCCTCTTTCAATTGTTTTGGTGGCTGGTATTCTGTCAGAGATGGAAAAGGAAGTAGAATGTTGGGAACAAGTGGCCAACAATTTGGGTTCCCACATTCACAATGACTCAAGAGCCATTGTAGACCAAAGTTATCATGTTTTACCCTGTCATCTTAAGTCTTGCTTCCTTTATTTTGGAGCATTTTTAGAGGATAGAGTGATTGGCATTTCAAAGTTAACAAGGTTATGGATATCAGaatcatttataaaaagtaGTGAAGGCAGGAGCTTGGAGGATATAGCAGAAGGTTACTTGGAGAATCTTATTGGAAGAAATCTAGTAATGGTTACTCAGAGGGCCATTTCAGATGGTAAGGTCAAAGCATGTCGCCTTCATGATGTATTACTCGATTTCTGCAAGAAAAGAGCAGCTGAGGAGAATTTTCTACTATGGATAAATAGGTAATATGATAAGTAATGGTACTTTCAATCAAGTATTTCaagttatatttgaaaattaatgatATGATTTTGCTAATTGATATATTCACAGGGATCAGAGTACCAAAGCTGTTTACTCTCACAAGCAGCATGCTCACTTAGCCTTCACTGAAATGGATAATCTTGTAGAATGGAGTGCATCTTGCTCACTTGTTGGCTCTGTACTTTTTAAGAGTTATGACCCATACTTTCGTCCCTTATCCTCTCATGCTTTTGCAATTTCacacattttattaaatttcaagtttctaAAAGTATTGGATTTGGAGCACCAGgttattattgattttattcCAACTGAGCTCTTTTACTTGAGGTATTTATCTGCACACATTGATCAGAATTCAATTCCTTCAAGCATATCCAATCTTTGGAACCTTGAAACTCTTATATTAAAGAGTAGATCAGCTTCGAAACATAACAGGGTATTACTACCTAGTACAGTTTGGGATATGGTTAAATTGAGACATCTGCATATTCCTTACTTCAGCACAGAAGATGAAGAAGCATTACTCGAGAACTCTGCAAAACTTTATGATTTGGAAACCCTTTCCAGTCCATATTTTTCTCGTGTTGAGGATGCAGAATTGATGTTGAGAAGAACACCTAATCTTCGAAAACTGATATGTGAAGTCCAGTGCTTAGAATCCCCCCATCAGTACCATGTGTTGAATTTTCCAATAAGGCTTGAAATACTAAAGCTTTATAATAGATCAAAAGCCTTTAAAACCATCCCCTTTTGCATCTCTGCACCAAAtctcaaatacctgaaactctcTCGCTTTTACCTGGATTCTCAGTACTTATCAGAAACTGCTGATCATCTCAAACACCTTGAGGTACTCAAACTGTCTTGCGTTGAATTTGGTGATCATGGGGAATGGGAAGTGAGCAATGGCATGTTCCCTCaactcaaaattttgaaactagAATATGTGTCCTTGATGAAATGGATTGTAGCTGATGATGTCTttcctaaccttgaacaatTGGTTTTGCGTGGATGTCGACATCTTATGGAGATCCCTTCTTGTTTTATGGACATCCTTTCCCTGAAGTACATTAAGGTAGACGAGTACAGTGAGTCTGTTGTCCAGTCAGCCAGGAAAATACAAGAAACACAAGTCGAAGagtatcaaaataataatttcaagcTCGTCATCATCAAGGTACACTACAGAGAAAAACTTAATGAACTGTTTTCACTGTTATCTTTAATCGTGCTTGGCCTCGTTTTACATCCgatttttctctagtttttagTGCAGAAAGTTGTGCTCAGATACAAAAAATCTCATGAAGAAGTGATACATAAGGGATTTAAAGTATTAGCCAATCATCCAGGTGCTGATTAGTTTTTCTTTCTATCCTTTTTTTAGTACACCAAATGAATTGATTCAtcttttttgcctttttgaTATGAAAGGTACAAAATCAGTTGAATTTGATAGGAATGAGAAGAAAGTTATTGTGTTCGGAGATCTGGATGCTGATCAAGTTCGATTATTTGCTCAGAAACTGATAAACCATGGTGTTAAACGTGTAAGTCTATTTCACTTCATTCTTCAAAATGATAGATTACACCTAGAATATATACACAAAGAGGCACAAAAGTTCAAGAACATATCTAATTAAATCATGCCTTTTACCTACAATACCTACAATATTTGACTATTATCCTACACACTTAACTACAATATATGACTATTATCTCACACACAATCTAATAGTTGAAATACTCTTTGGCAATAtcttaacactccccctcaagctggagCATACATGTCATATGCTCCAAACTTGCTGCAAATGTATTCAATCCGAGTTCCTCTAATGGACTTGGTGAGAATATCTGTCAATTGGTCATTTGAACCAATAAAGCTGGCGACAATGCATCCGGACTCAATCTTGGATTGTGCTACCTCAATTCCCAGGATCTTCCAATGGCACCCCTTGTCTCGAAACGAGTTTGATGTTCGGATCCATAGGAGTGTCAATAGGTTTGCAATTTAACATGCATGTCTCCTCCAATTTGTCCAAAGCGTATTTTCTTTATGAGATAGAAATACTTGTCTTGGATTGTACTACCTCaattcccaaaatatactttaactTCCCTAAAtctttggtttgaaaatgactGAACAAATGCCGTTTTAGCTGAGACATTCCTTCCAAATCTTTTCCAGTTATAATAATGTTGTCAACATAAACGACCAAATACATGTTCTTTTCTGGACCATTATGTCGATAGAAAACAGAGTGATATGCTTTACTTTGAGACATCCCAAATTGTTGGACAACAGAGATAATTCTACCAAACCAAGCTCTCAGAGATTGCTTGAGGCCATATAGAGAACGTTTGAGACGACATACTAAGTTTGACTCCCCTTGAGCAACAAATCCAGGAGGTTGCTCCATATAAACTTCCTCAGCAAGTTCACCATGCAAAAATGCATTTTTAATATCTAGTTGATGAAGCGGCCAATGATACATTACTGTCAAGGAAATAAGTAGTCGGACAGATGCAATTTTGGTAATGGGAGAGAATGTTTCACCATAGTCGGCAACAAGGCGAGCTTTTAGTCGATCAACTGTTCCATCTGAACCCATTTTTACTGTATAAATTCATCGACTTCCAACAATAGATTTCCCCTTCGGTAACTGGACTAATTCCCAAGTGTTATTGGTCTGTAAAACATTCATCTATTCGATCATAGCTTCTCTCTACCCTGGATGTTCCAATGCTTCACTAACAATCTTTGGTATAGGTACAATAGATAGGGTAGATACAAAGGTATAATATAATAGGGACAACCGATGATAACATAAACAATTATATCTCTCTGGTTGTTGATTTCGAATAGAACATATACCTTTGCGTATGGAAATTGGTGGGGTTGTTGCATTTGATGAAGGCATGACTGGACCAGGTGACGAAGGAGCAAAAGAGGAGTCATCATGAGCTACCACTGAATCTAGACTAAGAGTAGTACTATCATTGTTATCACTAAGAGGACGAGCACGTCGCGTGTATACTTAAAGAGGAGGATGAATGGTTTGAGGGTTGTTCAGAAGACTGACTTGTGGTAGAAGAAGTATAGGTACTACAGAATTTGACgaattaattttcttcttgtaGTGCTTGGTGTAAAATAGAGAGATGTTCCACAAAATGTTACATCTGcagtgataaaatatttatttgtttttggatCATAGCACGTGTAACCTTTTTGGTGATGAGAGTATTCTAGAAATACACACTTGATTGATTTTGGTTGGAGTTTTTCATTTCTAGTACTTTGATCATGGACAAAGCAAGTACATCCAAACACTCTCAAAGTAGACTATAGGGATTTTGACCTGGAAAGAGAATTGAGTGAGGACTTTCATGTTGCAACATAGTGAAGGGCATTCGATTTATCAAATAACAAGCAGTGAGAACGACATCCCCCTAAAAGCGAAGAGGAACATAATGATGTATAAGCAAAGTACGAGCAGTTTCAAGGAGACACTTATTTTTACGATCGGCgactccattttgttgaggagtatATGCACAAGAAGTCTGGTGAGTGATTCCCTGAGACGACATGAAACTGACAAAAGGAGATGATAAGTACTTCTTGGCATCATCACTGTGTAACCTTTattgaaatacaaaattgatttcttatctcagcacaatttttttgaaaaatagagaaTACTTCAAAAGggtttttcattaaaaacaCCCATGTGCAACaggaaaaatcatcaataaaggtAACAAAATATTGAAATCCTAAACTTGAAACAACACGACTAGGGCCCATACATCTGAGTGAACAATGTCAAACATATGTGTGGCCTATAATTGACTCTTTTGGGAAATAAAGTGTGACTATGTTTCCAAGTTGACAAGACTCACATTCAAAAGAAGACAAAGtggaaagaaaatgaattaatttttgaagcTTTGCAAGACACGGGTGACCAAGACGGTTGTGGAGAAGATCAGTTGAAGTAGTGGAAGTGAAGGCAACTGGTGGTGGTGATTTTGACATGTGATACAGAGTCCATGTGACTCATATCCTATTCCAATCGTCTTCCCCGTTCTCAGGTCCTGTACAACAACACAGTCAACCAAAAAAGTGACACCGCAATTAAGGTGTTTGGTTAATTTGCTAatagaaatcaaattaaatagtcattcaggagaaaaataaaatcgaGTTTAAGGAAATAGAGGGAAGAAGTTGCACGTCCCATATTCCTTTTACTGCAGTTCTTGATCCATTAGCAAGAGTAATTGCAGAGAGGGTTGCAGAATGAAtaagatttgagaaaagattctGATTACAAGAGATATGGTCAGATGCACCGGAATCCAATATCCATGGGCATATGGGTGAAGACCTGGTTAGACAAGTAAAGGAATTACCAATTTGTGAGGTTCTAGATATATGCAATTGTCGTGTAGTTGCTTGATACTGCAAGTAATCACTATAATCTGCTCCAGACAAAGTAACAGAATTGGATAGTTGACCACATGTGTCTTTGTGGGTTTGAACTATGTGAGCCGCACTCTGATTGTTAGTACGTGGTGGTCGACCATGCAATTTCAAACAAGATTGCCGAGTATGGCCTGGCTTGTTGTAGTAGTTGCAATAGGGTCTATTGTTTCTATTGTTCCCCCTTTGATGGACATTTTGTTCTTAtagattttcattatttacaGCTAATACAGATGTCTCAAGGTTATTGGTATGAGTTGTTTCTGAACCAATACGCAATAATCGAGCTGAAATATCGATTAAGGAAGGAATTGAGGAACTTGCCAAGATTTGATCCCTTACAGAACTCAGATCAGATTGAAGTCCTTTCAATTCTAAAACCATAAAGAACTTATCTCTTTGTTGCTCCTGTGTGGTGACACTTTCAAAAAGTGGCATGAGAGAATCAAATTGATCTTTCAAGGTGTCTATCTGTCCTAAATAACTCGTCATAGCTTGATTAGTCTGCTAAAGTTGGACTAAGTTTGAGACTACCTTGTATATACGATGGATATCATTCGTATACAAAGTCTTAGCTGTAGTCCAAACTTTATACCAAGTTTTACaagattgaaaaagattgaGTAATTTAGGATCCAAAGAGTTCCATAAAAGATTGCATAATTGAGCATCAATTCGACTCCACTTAGTCCTTTCACTAGCATTAATATCACTAGTATTTTTAACCAAATTGCAACATCTCGGTCTTAGAAAAAGCTAATTTTagaaaggcataatacataattatgtcatttaactggcttcaaatcacatttatgcccttcaactttgggtgtgcacaagtagacacttaaacttgtataaagttgaacaaatatacacacatgtcctacgtggcatcctacatgtcattttttgtcctacgtggtgtcctacgtgtattgtgccatgtaggacttgtgtgtttacttgttctactttattcaagtttaagtgtctatttgtgcatatccaaagttggaggacataaacGTAaaatgaggccaagttaaagggcacatttatgtattatgccttttagAAATGACTAaattagaaagagctaaattgagAATTGGTACAAGTTACTCTTAAAtgatgagttttgggtcaacttcaaaggatcataacttttagtacaggatgatttaggtggtCCATGAGGTATCAAATCGAAGGTcgttgagtcctctttccaacgccgctgagtttgctaaattctgagttcAAATGAAGGAGATATGCATGTTTGAGTGCAGTCTGTCTTGTTAAGAAAATTCATCCATTTAAGGAGGGTATTTTGGTGTTTTCCTTACCCCCACTAGCCTAGCACGTTAAATTCACTCTTTTAGGGATCTAAATTGATTGGAATCAATATTAGTCATTCCAAAAGAGCGTAGGGTTTTTAGAGagaagttcaagaggagaaaaagaagagcgTTTAAGATTCTTGAAAGCTTTGAGGATTTTCGCCAAGAACTTAGTTCTTACAAGGtgtgtaagctttcatagtgttgggtttattCGCcctatgtaagctttcatagtgttgggtttattCACTCTCATGCCAATCATGTAAACTTTTACCCATgaattcattcttgaagttgattattgagttcttgagtttaaTTGATAATGGAGGTCCTTGAGTCCTTTAGGTGAGGGTTTTTGCTAATGAGTTGAGTCTCTTGATAGAGTTTTGGGTGGGTttcattgaaaatgttttggGCTTGTGAAATTTCATGAAATTTGACCATGGAATTGCATTGTATATAAATTGAATCGagtttgggagaggaagaaaagatcGGGCAAAAATATGCGCCTAGGTCCGCATCGCGGAGACATTTTAGAATTTCAGCTTTAAGATAGTCACCCCCCTCTCCGTCTCATGGAGAGGATACAGAGTCGTCTATCTCAACAATTATTTCGTGACCAGAAATTTAATTCATCCTTAGCGTCGCGTCAGTGTTCTCCAATTTGTGTCTTCGGTCGTTTCTTATGATCTATTATCTAAACCTTCCTAAATCATTGAGAGATCCTACATTCTAACCATAGCTCTTAGATCTTCATTTCAAATCAAAGTAAAGATTTACAGTAAAGTtcgagaaaatatttttgagttatcttgagaagtcttttacaatcttcaaaaactctttttaagacttgagtgaATGAGTAAGagaatgaggagagttgagtttcatgtttcaaattgagtataagggaactaagtattcccaagtacgcaacacttttacatttaaaacgaGAAGAAAccatgatttctaaatgagttcatgaggagtttttgagtattttctcttttaagagaaccttttgagcaattatctcaaattgaggaggagttatgtttttaaaaagttttattCTGCATGATTTTGATGAATCAGAAATAGCCTAAATTTTATGAACTGTTTTCTCTGTTATCTTTACCTGGTGGCCTCGTTTTACATTTGGGTTTTTCTCTTGGTTTTCTTGCAGAAAAAGACATACCCAAGGCATTTAAAAGATTAGTTTTTCTTCCAggtactacttttttttttctttctttcctttttttgagtACAACGAATAGATAGATtcatcttttttgtcttttcgaTATGAAAGGGAATATGAATCAACTTCAACTGATATGAAAGAGAAGAAACTTACTGTGACCAGAGATGTGGTGCTGATGAAGTTCAATTACTTGTGGAGAAACTGAGAAAGCGTGGCATGCTCTAACAAAATGCTGTGCTCTGGTGAACTCAGCCATGATGGATTTCCAAATAATGACAGGGTTGTAGTCCCAACTTGTCAGCACAAATGTGCTATAGTCATGTTGTTTACTGTAATACCATTTCATGACACACACACAAACATTAACTGTGTAGTAAAGTTTTGATGGATCAGTAAATCTGAGTTCAACCCATTGTAATCCATtcaaattcaactcaaaaaatGCCCATTGAGTTATTCTTTAACAGGGTATCCAGAATTTGTAGCTGGAGCaatttggaatatcacatgGAATTTCTTTATGAGTTATTTCGTTTAATAAAAGATTCTGTAAAACGTCCAACGGCTGTTGCATTCATTGTAAACTAAATACATCTCAGAATGTAACTATTGAACAAATTTTTCATCTAAGTCCTTGAGGTTTTATGTAAGTCATTAGATTTTACGGATCCTGAAGTGAATG
The DNA window shown above is from Solanum stenotomum isolate F172 chromosome 6, ASM1918654v1, whole genome shotgun sequence and carries:
- the LOC125869399 gene encoding putative late blight resistance protein homolog R1B-8; amino-acid sequence: MYFNNELSDLKDSLLSTLLVKKYSNAVWDRINFLLWELKFLDCFLHLKSFPFASECGMLNVSQKMIEFWRSEYTRILGICPDPRKKYRNKNVRMWSLYLEKVREVIWKAKQEFRAEYSFPKTSLAANKVDDVSPKFVMEVMDVFVENLNVLMKINDPCLWLFVPGHMKEQIEQVLKELKLLRFFVCFVSSKCIEPQYRRTTFYTHALIEASHNAMVVWLHLPVYGNKNQDLAPTEVSRLLSDFMEMKIKSIQPGNSIYIDVLQALKSTIPQAQQKHAAESGIVEIPIHSLTVGLSDQMANLQEMICLLRDNLIHLPILDLEFHLQDMDSVILDAGLLIYSFYDIKGEKEDTMLEDINRALGFDLPRNIEPIKAMVYLVMQKAFQCNLPRVHGLGYVDFLLKNLKDFQGRYSDSLAFLKNQLQVIQTEFESLQPFLKVVAEEPHNKLKTLNEDCATQIIRKAYEVEYVVDACINKDVPQWCLERWLQDIIEEITCIKAKIQEKNTVEDTMKTVIARTSSQLARTLRMNEEIVGFEDVIEKLRNRLLNRTKGQDVISIHGMPGLGKTTLANRLYSDMSVVSQFDICARCCVSQVYSYKDLLLSLIRDAIGENSDQHRELICDAIGENSDQHRELCANELADKLRKTLLRRRYLILVDDVWENSVWDDLRGWFPDANNRSRIILTTRHHEVAKYASVHGDPLHLRMLDKDESWKLLEKKVFGEQSCSSPLLKNVGLRIAKMCGQLPLSIVLVAGILSEMEKEVECWEQVANNLGSHIHNDSRAIVDQSYHVLPCHLKSCFLYFGAFLEDRVIGISKLTRLWISESFIKSSEGRSLEDIAEGYLENLIGRNLVMVTQRAISDGKVKACRLHDVLLDFCKKRAAEENFLLWINRDQSTKAVYSHKQHAHLAFTEMDNLVEWSASCSLVGSVLFKSYDPYFRPLSSHAFAISHILLNFKFLKVLDLEHQVIIDFIPTELFYLRYLSAHIDQNSIPSSISNLWNLETLILKSRSASKHNRVLLPSTVWDMVKLRHLHIPYFSTEDEEALLENSAKLYDLETLSSPYFSRVEDAELMLRRTPNLRKLICEVQCLESPHQYHVLNFPIRLEILKLYNRSKAFKTIPFCISAPNLKYLKLSRFYLDSQYLSETADHLKHLEVLKLSCVEFGDHGEWEVSNGMFPQLKILKLEYVSLMKWIVADDVFPNLEQLVLRGCRHLMEIPSCFMDILSLKYIKVDEYSESVVQSARKIQETQVEEYQNNNFKLVIIKVHYREKLNELFSLLSLIVLGLVLHPIFL